A part of Actinobaculum sp. 313 genomic DNA contains:
- a CDS encoding sulfite exporter TauE/SafE family protein yields the protein MYYTILVLAGVGAGIVGYLVGLASLVSYPVMVALGIPPVLANTSNTVALLGAGAGSVAKAWRRMLQVKVYPLWPQLLVSLVGGAVGGWLLIVADPAVFEAIVPWLVLTGTVLVMLSPRINGAVTKHRLALWAFLAILLLITIYGGYFGAGAGVLFFALCVLATPMSAHDAVLMKTPMLLVSNMAAALIFITRGQVNWPAAIAVGVGAFAGGYVAPIIQRYIPENVMRWMVAVGGLVMTVWLIVR from the coding sequence ATGTATTACACAATCCTTGTGCTGGCCGGAGTGGGCGCAGGAATCGTCGGCTACCTCGTGGGGCTGGCGTCTCTGGTGAGCTATCCGGTTATGGTTGCGCTGGGTATCCCGCCGGTACTGGCGAATACCTCGAACACGGTGGCATTGCTTGGTGCAGGAGCCGGCTCCGTGGCGAAGGCATGGCGGCGAATGCTGCAGGTAAAGGTGTACCCGCTATGGCCGCAGTTGCTGGTATCCCTCGTTGGAGGCGCTGTTGGGGGATGGCTCCTCATCGTGGCCGACCCGGCCGTATTCGAAGCGATTGTTCCATGGCTTGTGTTGACCGGTACGGTGTTGGTGATGCTGAGTCCACGGATTAACGGTGCGGTGACGAAGCATCGCCTGGCGCTATGGGCATTCCTCGCGATTCTGCTCCTCATTACGATCTACGGCGGATATTTCGGTGCCGGGGCGGGAGTGCTGTTTTTTGCTCTATGTGTTCTGGCAACGCCGATGTCCGCCCACGATGCGGTGCTGATGAAAACGCCCATGCTCTTGGTGTCGAACATGGCGGCCGCACTAATCTTCATCACCCGTGGCCAAGTGAACTGGCCTGCGGCCATTGCCGTTGGTGTAGGCGCTTTTGCGGGAGGTTATGTTGCGCCGATCATCCAGCGCTACATTCCGGAAAACGTCATGCGCTGGATGGTGGCCGTTGGCGGTCTGGTTATGACCGTATGGTTGATTGTGCGTTAG
- a CDS encoding DUF4258 domain-containing protein → MLFRTIAATTALSVALGTAGVVTASASENRQPPIPPVVLTSHLTSGRTAPDEAFTLPPITPVIPPAVGAVLMWLGRLAIRFTFHSTQKMAKHGLSRQMVKNVINNGKRTKGNGNTSVFTSGKGQNKIRVVIDNRTGNIITITKGNN, encoded by the coding sequence ATGTTGTTCCGTACTATCGCTGCTACAACGGCACTCAGCGTTGCGCTTGGCACTGCCGGCGTTGTCACGGCATCAGCCTCAGAAAACCGTCAACCACCTATCCCGCCGGTGGTATTGACCAGTCACCTTACAAGTGGCCGCACCGCTCCGGACGAAGCATTCACTCTGCCGCCCATCACGCCGGTCATCCCACCGGCCGTCGGTGCGGTCCTCATGTGGCTCGGGCGGCTCGCGATCCGATTCACATTCCACTCAACGCAGAAAATGGCGAAACACGGACTCTCCCGGCAGATGGTGAAGAATGTCATCAACAACGGGAAAAGAACGAAAGGCAATGGAAATACATCGGTCTTTACCTCCGGGAAAGGGCAGAACAAGATCCGAGTCGTCATCGACAACAGAACCGGCAACATCATCACGATAACGAAAGGAAACAACTAG
- a CDS encoding DUF2283 domain-containing protein — MTYDSVADAADIELVDISRIYASRNEIHHPDGINEWEINLHFDVKGCLVGVEILFAKEGLPAEFVAQCQQLA, encoded by the coding sequence ATGACATACGACAGTGTGGCCGATGCGGCAGACATTGAACTCGTTGACATCTCGAGAATATACGCCTCGCGCAACGAGATTCATCATCCTGATGGGATCAATGAGTGGGAGATCAACCTGCATTTCGATGTGAAAGGCTGCCTTGTCGGGGTTGAGATCCTCTTTGCCAAGGAGGGCCTTCCAGCTGAGTTCGTAGCTCAATGTCAACAGCTCGCCTGA
- a CDS encoding DUF2283 domain-containing protein: protein MYMTYAADVDAAYIGLIDNMRSHDMVTAIHHPDGINEWEINLDFDVKGRLVGIEVLFAKDGLPPEFISQCERLA, encoded by the coding sequence ATGTATATGACCTACGCTGCAGATGTTGACGCGGCCTATATCGGGCTGATCGACAACATGAGAAGCCACGACATGGTGACGGCGATTCACCACCCCGACGGGATTAATGAGTGGGAGATCAATCTGGACTTCGACGTCAAGGGTCGGCTTGTCGGAATCGAAGTGCTTTTCGCGAAGGACGGCCTGCCGCCGGAGTTCATCTCTCAATGCGAACGCCTCGCCTAG
- a CDS encoding DUF2283 domain-containing protein has product MRMTYDDKVDVAYIALVDEFTGDFTIVQSVTGLRHPEGINPVEIALDLDVKGRLVGIKILHAKQGVPPEFLTLCERINP; this is encoded by the coding sequence ATGCGAATGACATACGATGACAAGGTCGACGTCGCCTATATTGCCCTGGTTGACGAGTTCACAGGCGACTTCACGATCGTGCAATCCGTCACCGGGTTGCGGCACCCCGAGGGAATCAACCCTGTCGAGATCGCACTTGACCTCGACGTCAAAGGCCGCCTAGTCGGAATCAAGATCCTCCACGCAAAACAAGGAGTACCACCAGAATTCCTCACTCTCTGCGAACGCATCAACCCGTAA
- a CDS encoding 50S ribosomal protein L25/general stress protein Ctc, translating into MADSNKLSALARTNFGKGAARQLRRAGRIPAVVYGHGAEPVHLSFDEHDVFLATKGQANAVLTVDLEGEELLALVKDIQRNPLSRAIEHLDLLRVSRSEKVEVEIPVEVTGESASGTIHQVEVMQLLVKAPAVAIPENIVISVDGLEDGNHVTVADIAFPEDVECDLDPETIVVVISQPEVDRALEAADEAAAEAASAAAAEAAE; encoded by the coding sequence ATGGCAGATTCCAACAAGCTCTCTGCACTTGCGCGCACCAACTTCGGAAAGGGCGCGGCGCGGCAGTTGCGCCGCGCGGGGCGCATTCCGGCAGTGGTATACGGGCATGGCGCTGAACCAGTTCACCTCTCTTTTGATGAGCATGACGTTTTCCTCGCCACGAAGGGCCAGGCAAATGCTGTTCTTACCGTCGATCTGGAGGGTGAGGAGCTTCTTGCCCTTGTTAAGGATATCCAGCGGAACCCGCTCTCCCGCGCCATCGAGCATCTGGACTTGCTGCGCGTCAGCCGTTCGGAGAAGGTGGAAGTGGAGATTCCGGTCGAAGTGACCGGCGAGTCCGCATCCGGTACGATCCATCAGGTCGAAGTCATGCAGCTGCTGGTCAAGGCACCGGCCGTTGCCATCCCGGAGAATATCGTCATCAGCGTTGACGGCCTCGAAGACGGCAATCACGTCACCGTTGCTGATATTGCCTTCCCGGAGGACGTGGAATGCGATCTCGACCCGGAGACCATTGTCGTCGTGATTTCCCAGCCCGAGGTTGATCGCGCCCTGGAGGCCGCTGACGAAGCCGCCGCAGAGGCTGCCTCAGCCGCTGCCGCCGAAGCGGCTGAGTAA
- the pth gene encoding aminoacyl-tRNA hydrolase, with amino-acid sequence MFAVVGLGNPGERYAQTRHNAGHMVIASLASRAGAALRAHRATHTHTLSTRVGALPGESGQQAILATCDCYMNVSGGPVKALLTYFNATAEELLVIHDDLDLPFGTLRLKRGGGEGGHNGLKSISQALGTRDYLRLRFGVGRPPGRQDPADFVLRPFAPAERRELPTLVENAADAVEDVLTRGFDAAQMRLHTAN; translated from the coding sequence ATGTTCGCCGTCGTCGGTCTAGGTAATCCCGGGGAACGATACGCACAGACACGGCACAATGCCGGGCATATGGTCATTGCGTCCCTCGCGTCTCGCGCCGGAGCGGCACTTCGCGCGCATCGCGCCACGCATACGCACACCCTTTCCACGCGAGTAGGTGCTCTTCCGGGAGAAAGCGGCCAGCAGGCGATACTTGCCACCTGCGATTGTTATATGAACGTCTCCGGGGGGCCGGTCAAGGCATTGCTGACGTACTTCAATGCGACCGCGGAGGAACTTCTCGTCATCCACGATGATCTCGACCTTCCTTTCGGTACTCTTCGTTTGAAACGTGGCGGCGGAGAAGGCGGGCATAACGGACTGAAGTCCATCAGCCAGGCTTTGGGGACGCGTGACTATCTGCGGCTGCGTTTCGGAGTGGGCCGTCCTCCCGGCAGGCAGGACCCGGCAGACTTCGTGCTGCGGCCGTTCGCTCCGGCGGAGCGGCGTGAACTTCCCACCCTTGTGGAAAACGCAGCCGACGCCGTCGAAGATGTTCTGACCCGGGGTTTTGATGCTGCGCAGATGCGTTTGCACACCGCGAACTGA
- the mfd gene encoding transcription-repair coupling factor — translation MDLRPILPLVGADPALAELGAERGLGTDAEQRWDIAMPRGLVTPVVALLAGAGDVAGTGSQTEAENVANGAGAAGGDAVDRLAAALSERADGAAGKRLPLHVAVTATGREAEELAGALRAYMPDDAVEVFPSWETLPHERLSPRSDTVARRLLVQRRLAYPAEFAPLKVLVMPVRALLQPITVGLGEMVPVRVRLGDRVDLTELEEALVGAAYSRVDMVERRGQFAVRGGIIDIFPPTEARPLRIELFGDEVDEIRSFAVADQRSLAPASEVYATPCREIFLTDDVRQRARDLMTELPGAVDMLEKISQGIAPEGMESLAPVLVERMVPVVDTLPDSARLLIVEPERVQQRADSLIATTEEFLTAAWSSAAAGGKVPVSVDTASFAELADMRDRVLDSGRAWWTLGGFARDERITADASRIDAREPRRFLGKVDDALAAIGERSRQRWRLALVVEGAGPGRRLAAQLGDQEIPARYVDDLPAEMEPSVCYVTMAPISSGFIMEGQRLGVLTAAEITGRGGSSTKDMRKMPARRKATVDPLSLKPGDFVVHERHGVGRFIRMDKRAVGSSRENQREYVVVEYAPSRRGGPADQLWVPTDSLDQLSRYSGGEAPPLNKMGGSDWAKTKAKARAATKQIASELVRLYAQRQATKGYAFSPDTPWQRELEDAFAYVETPDQLHTIDEVKADMEKSVPMDRLISGDVGYGKTEIAVRAAFKAVQDGKQVAVLVPTTLLVQQHFETFSERYSGFPVRLAMLSRFQSDREADETIAGLAAGTVDVVIGTHRLLTGNVRFKNLGLVVIDEEQRFGVEHKETLKQLYPTVDVLSMSATPIPRTLEMAVTGVREMSTLATPPEERHPVLTYVGVHEQKQIVAAIRRELLRDGQVFYVHNRVGDMARTAARLQELIPEARVAIAHGKMNEAQLEEVIQSFWDKEIDVLVCTTIVETGLDISNANTLIVEDADRFGLSQLHQLRGRVGRGRERAYAYFFYRPEKTMTQTALERLRTLAANTELGSGIQVAMKDLEIRGAGNMLGGEQSGHIAGVGFDLYVRMVSEAVAKLRGQGVDSGDDEPADVRIELPFEAFLPETYVPSERLRLEIYTKLAASQNEEQREAVRAELTDRYGPIPEEAERLFRVARLRELCRRAEIGEVTQMGRNIRFAPVALPDSRQARLKRLYPGSFLKPAIRVLLIPAPGTGRRMGEQHQLEGDALLEWVEQVITSVFLATIGAVR, via the coding sequence ATGGATTTACGTCCGATTCTTCCTCTTGTTGGTGCCGATCCGGCGCTTGCAGAGTTGGGAGCGGAGCGTGGCCTCGGCACGGATGCCGAGCAGCGCTGGGATATCGCCATGCCGCGCGGGTTGGTAACTCCAGTCGTTGCCCTGCTTGCCGGGGCGGGAGACGTTGCGGGCACCGGAAGCCAAACCGAGGCCGAAAACGTTGCGAATGGCGCGGGTGCCGCGGGTGGCGACGCCGTCGATAGACTCGCCGCCGCCTTATCCGAGCGTGCCGACGGGGCCGCCGGGAAACGCCTGCCCTTGCATGTGGCCGTCACAGCCACCGGACGGGAAGCCGAGGAACTGGCCGGTGCGCTACGCGCTTATATGCCCGACGATGCGGTAGAGGTATTTCCATCTTGGGAGACCCTGCCACACGAGCGGCTTTCTCCACGTTCGGATACTGTTGCGCGGCGGCTCCTCGTGCAGCGGCGGCTTGCCTACCCGGCGGAGTTTGCTCCGCTAAAGGTGCTGGTGATGCCGGTACGAGCCTTGCTGCAGCCGATTACGGTCGGCTTGGGTGAGATGGTGCCTGTGCGCGTGCGCCTCGGGGACCGGGTTGATCTCACCGAGCTGGAAGAAGCGCTGGTCGGGGCGGCATACTCCCGGGTGGATATGGTGGAGCGACGCGGTCAATTCGCGGTGCGCGGCGGAATCATCGACATCTTTCCCCCCACCGAGGCACGGCCGTTGCGAATCGAACTTTTTGGCGACGAAGTGGACGAAATCCGCAGCTTCGCAGTCGCCGACCAGCGCTCTCTCGCGCCGGCCAGCGAGGTGTATGCCACGCCGTGCCGGGAGATCTTTCTGACCGACGATGTGCGGCAGCGTGCTCGCGATCTGATGACGGAGCTGCCCGGAGCCGTCGACATGCTGGAAAAGATCTCGCAGGGAATCGCCCCGGAGGGCATGGAGTCGCTTGCCCCGGTACTGGTGGAACGCATGGTTCCCGTGGTCGATACTCTCCCCGATTCGGCGCGCCTGCTCATTGTGGAACCGGAGAGGGTCCAGCAGCGTGCAGATTCTCTGATCGCCACTACCGAGGAGTTTCTTACCGCGGCGTGGAGTTCGGCTGCCGCAGGTGGCAAGGTGCCGGTGAGCGTCGACACGGCATCGTTCGCGGAACTCGCTGATATGCGCGACCGAGTGTTAGATAGCGGGCGGGCGTGGTGGACGCTGGGTGGCTTCGCGCGCGACGAGCGCATCACCGCCGACGCGAGCAGGATTGATGCGCGCGAACCGCGCCGGTTTCTCGGGAAGGTCGACGACGCTCTGGCCGCCATCGGTGAACGCTCCCGGCAGCGGTGGCGCCTGGCACTGGTGGTGGAAGGCGCCGGTCCGGGCAGGAGGTTGGCGGCACAACTCGGCGATCAGGAAATTCCGGCGCGATACGTGGATGACTTGCCGGCAGAGATGGAACCTTCCGTGTGCTATGTGACGATGGCGCCCATCTCCTCCGGATTCATCATGGAGGGGCAGCGCCTCGGCGTGCTTACAGCCGCTGAAATCACCGGACGAGGCGGCTCGTCAACGAAGGACATGCGGAAGATGCCCGCCCGTCGTAAGGCGACGGTGGACCCGCTATCCCTGAAACCCGGCGACTTCGTCGTTCATGAACGGCACGGCGTGGGACGGTTCATCCGCATGGATAAGAGGGCCGTCGGCTCCAGCCGGGAGAACCAACGCGAATACGTCGTCGTCGAATATGCGCCGAGCAGGCGCGGAGGACCGGCAGATCAACTGTGGGTGCCCACAGACTCGCTGGACCAGCTCTCCCGCTACTCCGGCGGTGAGGCGCCGCCGCTGAACAAGATGGGTGGCTCGGACTGGGCGAAAACAAAGGCGAAGGCGCGGGCCGCCACCAAACAGATCGCCTCGGAACTCGTGCGTCTGTACGCGCAACGCCAGGCTACCAAGGGCTACGCCTTCTCGCCTGACACCCCGTGGCAGCGGGAACTGGAGGACGCCTTTGCCTATGTGGAGACCCCGGATCAGCTGCACACGATTGACGAGGTGAAAGCGGATATGGAGAAGTCGGTGCCAATGGACCGGCTAATTTCCGGCGACGTCGGCTACGGCAAAACCGAAATCGCCGTGCGCGCCGCCTTCAAAGCCGTGCAGGACGGAAAACAGGTAGCCGTCCTCGTTCCCACCACACTATTGGTGCAGCAGCATTTCGAGACCTTCTCCGAGCGCTATTCCGGTTTCCCGGTCCGCCTGGCAATGTTGTCGCGTTTCCAGTCTGATAGAGAAGCGGACGAGACCATCGCCGGGCTGGCCGCAGGTACGGTGGACGTTGTCATTGGCACGCACCGCCTGCTCACCGGTAATGTGCGTTTCAAGAACCTGGGCTTGGTGGTTATTGACGAGGAGCAGCGCTTCGGCGTCGAACATAAGGAGACGTTGAAACAGCTGTACCCCACGGTGGATGTGCTCTCCATGTCTGCCACACCGATTCCGCGTACTCTGGAAATGGCGGTGACTGGGGTGCGGGAGATGTCCACGCTCGCCACACCCCCGGAGGAACGCCACCCGGTGCTCACCTACGTTGGTGTACACGAACAGAAGCAGATCGTGGCGGCGATTCGCCGGGAGCTGTTACGCGACGGTCAGGTGTTTTACGTGCACAACCGGGTAGGCGATATGGCTCGTACCGCCGCGCGTTTACAAGAGCTCATTCCCGAGGCCCGGGTGGCCATTGCGCACGGCAAAATGAACGAGGCACAGCTGGAAGAGGTTATCCAGAGCTTCTGGGATAAAGAGATCGATGTGCTGGTGTGTACCACCATTGTGGAAACCGGCCTGGATATCTCCAACGCCAACACTCTGATCGTGGAGGACGCGGACAGGTTCGGGCTCTCGCAGCTTCACCAGTTGCGCGGCCGGGTGGGCCGCGGTCGGGAACGCGCCTACGCCTACTTCTTCTACCGTCCGGAGAAAACCATGACGCAGACGGCACTGGAACGCCTGCGCACGCTGGCCGCCAACACGGAACTCGGCTCCGGCATTCAGGTGGCAATGAAGGATCTGGAGATTCGCGGCGCGGGCAATATGTTGGGTGGTGAACAGTCCGGCCATATTGCCGGTGTCGGTTTCGACCTGTATGTGCGCATGGTCTCCGAGGCGGTTGCCAAGTTGCGCGGCCAGGGAGTCGATAGCGGCGACGACGAGCCCGCCGACGTGCGTATCGAGCTGCCCTTTGAGGCATTCCTCCCGGAGACGTATGTGCCTTCCGAGCGGCTGCGGCTGGAAATCTACACGAAGCTGGCCGCCAGTCAGAACGAGGAACAGCGGGAGGCCGTGCGGGCGGAGTTGACCGACCGCTACGGGCCGATCCCGGAGGAGGCCGAACGGCTCTTCCGCGTGGCCCGCCTGCGGGAGTTGTGCCGCCGTGCCGAGATCGGTGAAGTGACGCAAATGGGGCGCAATATTCGCTTTGCGCCGGTGGCGCTGCCGGATTCGCGGCAGGCGCGCCTGAAACGTCTGTATCCGGGATCCTTCCTGAAGCCGGCGATCCGGGTACTGCTCATCCCGGCGCCGGGGACGGGCCGCCGGATGGGGGAGCAACACCAGTTGGAAGGCGATGCACTGCTCGAATGGGTGGAGCAGGTCATTACCTCTGTTTTTCTTGCCACCATTGGTGCGGTGCGATAG
- a CDS encoding trypsin-like serine protease codes for MEGNGITEAEARHLVELQDAQVFFAEEVGGQYSDTVGGFSLDVHTGTLHVRITPDFANKAEVDAIAAKHGIDITYDETPWSIAELDAVASAVNAEFGTEGVAATPDYETSTMLVSAPDQATADHVESRITSLSETQAANASGGNQTQTNSGSSNGASIPVSTTIEDLADMPEDKCTDRFHCGGPLRSGISMTVPDGVCSIGFTATAADGSRWAFTAGHCGGRNSMTAHGEQRIGPIRQSFDYRHQSGYPGLDLARARIANSYWLSWPRRGVIFHPGSPDNLGRVTGFISINASYIKGHSVCLGGINVSSSPCGTISGFRNGLVAVKGYDACGGDSGGPWTRNVSGVRLLYGVHSGSDSGCHRNNASKYSYFTPMPLIRTYWNRTLGQQMTIDLG; via the coding sequence ATGGAAGGCAACGGCATTACCGAGGCCGAAGCCCGCCACTTGGTCGAACTCCAAGACGCACAGGTCTTCTTCGCGGAAGAAGTGGGCGGCCAGTACTCCGACACGGTCGGTGGGTTTTCGCTGGACGTTCACACCGGCACGCTACACGTCCGAATCACCCCGGACTTCGCCAACAAAGCGGAAGTCGATGCAATCGCAGCCAAACACGGTATTGATATCACCTATGATGAGACACCCTGGAGCATTGCTGAGCTCGACGCTGTTGCTTCCGCTGTGAACGCCGAGTTCGGCACCGAAGGGGTGGCTGCCACGCCGGACTACGAAACATCAACTATGCTTGTCTCCGCGCCGGACCAGGCCACCGCCGACCACGTGGAAAGCCGTATAACCTCTCTATCTGAAACGCAGGCAGCCAACGCATCGGGCGGTAACCAGACGCAGACAAATTCGGGATCTTCCAACGGCGCCTCAATTCCCGTATCCACAACAATCGAAGACCTGGCGGACATGCCGGAAGATAAGTGCACCGATCGCTTTCACTGTGGCGGCCCCTTACGGTCGGGAATTTCCATGACAGTCCCGGACGGTGTGTGTAGCATCGGCTTCACGGCGACTGCTGCAGACGGCAGCCGTTGGGCATTCACCGCAGGTCACTGCGGGGGACGCAACAGTATGACAGCACATGGCGAACAACGTATCGGCCCGATCCGCCAATCATTCGACTACAGACATCAGTCTGGTTATCCCGGACTCGACCTCGCCCGGGCGCGAATCGCAAACAGTTACTGGCTCAGTTGGCCCCGCCGCGGTGTCATTTTCCACCCGGGCAGTCCGGATAATCTTGGCAGAGTTACGGGCTTCATCAGCATCAATGCGTCCTATATCAAGGGCCACTCAGTTTGCCTCGGTGGAATAAACGTCAGCTCTTCTCCTTGTGGAACTATCAGCGGTTTCAGGAACGGGCTCGTCGCCGTTAAAGGATACGACGCTTGCGGAGGAGACTCAGGTGGCCCGTGGACAAGAAACGTGTCCGGGGTGAGGCTACTGTATGGGGTCCATTCCGGTTCAGATAGCGGCTGTCATCGTAATAACGCAAGTAAATATTCCTACTTTACACCCATGCCACTGATCCGCACATACTGGAACAGAACGCTCGGGCAGCAGATGACCATCGATCTTGGCTAA
- a CDS encoding FAD-binding oxidoreductase — protein MTITASDLQELKDQLGERFITDQRTFAPYMRDMSWMLPEGEPVGAVFAESTEDVSKALAWANKHVVPVSVRTGGSGLAGGSVSYDGGLILSLHKMNRILEIDPENGVAVIEPGIINAEFNKELAKEGFFFAPDPASASIASVGGNIATNAGGLRAVCHGVTINWVRALEVVLADGRVIEVGSKTIKNVSSLNLKELFIGSEGTLGVITQAVVRIEHIPKYEPYTFFACFDSIEDAGYATIAIRAAENKPVSLELIDALGVRLVNERNPDLQIPQPGAGLLLGQAEGQSAKEDVEEFANTCREYGATAVMFEEGNRLFQVRRDAYPALSAAGMEVIGDVSVPIASLAEAIHNIMAISEKRQRRVSILAHAGDGNIHPIVECGEGIEESRAAEELLDEVCEMAVGMGGVVSGEHGIGYLKHHAVTQLLSPDTRDVQLAIKKALDPNGILTPGRKL, from the coding sequence ATGACTATCACCGCCTCCGACCTGCAGGAGCTGAAGGACCAGCTCGGCGAGCGTTTCATCACCGACCAGCGCACATTCGCCCCATATATGCGCGACATGTCGTGGATGCTTCCGGAAGGAGAACCGGTCGGCGCGGTTTTCGCCGAAAGCACCGAGGACGTGTCGAAGGCACTGGCGTGGGCCAATAAGCATGTTGTTCCCGTATCGGTACGCACCGGCGGTTCCGGCCTGGCGGGCGGTTCCGTCTCCTACGACGGCGGACTCATCCTCTCGCTGCACAAGATGAACCGCATCCTTGAGATCGACCCTGAAAACGGCGTCGCCGTCATTGAACCAGGCATTATAAACGCCGAGTTCAACAAAGAGCTGGCCAAGGAAGGCTTCTTTTTCGCGCCCGACCCGGCCAGCGCCTCCATTGCCTCGGTGGGCGGAAATATCGCCACCAATGCTGGCGGTTTGCGCGCGGTATGCCACGGCGTCACCATCAACTGGGTGCGCGCTCTTGAGGTGGTACTCGCGGATGGGCGTGTGATCGAGGTCGGATCGAAGACCATCAAGAACGTTTCCTCCCTCAATCTGAAGGAGCTGTTCATCGGATCGGAGGGTACGCTCGGCGTTATCACGCAGGCAGTTGTGCGCATCGAGCACATTCCCAAGTACGAGCCCTACACGTTCTTCGCCTGCTTCGACAGCATCGAGGATGCCGGCTACGCAACAATTGCTATCCGTGCGGCAGAGAACAAGCCCGTATCGCTCGAGCTTATCGACGCTCTGGGCGTGCGGCTTGTCAATGAGCGGAACCCCGATCTGCAGATTCCGCAGCCGGGCGCAGGCCTACTCCTCGGCCAAGCCGAGGGTCAGAGCGCCAAGGAAGACGTGGAGGAGTTCGCCAACACCTGCCGCGAATACGGCGCCACCGCGGTGATGTTCGAGGAGGGCAACCGCCTCTTCCAGGTGCGGCGCGATGCCTATCCGGCACTCTCCGCTGCGGGAATGGAAGTCATCGGTGATGTCTCCGTTCCGATCGCGTCACTGGCCGAGGCCATCCACAACATTATGGCCATTTCGGAGAAGCGCCAGCGCCGCGTCTCTATTCTGGCGCATGCCGGTGATGGCAATATTCACCCGATCGTCGAGTGCGGCGAGGGCATTGAGGAGAGCCGGGCAGCGGAAGAACTGCTCGACGAGGTCTGCGAGATGGCCGTTGGCATGGGCGGCGTCGTCTCCGGTGAGCACGGTATCGGCTATCTCAAGCATCACGCCGTAACGCAGCTGCTCTCGCCGGACACTCGCGATGTCCAGCTGGCCATTAAGAAGGCGCTAGACCCGAACGGGATTCTCACGCCCGGCCGTAAGCTCTAG
- a CDS encoding septum formation initiator family protein, with the protein MSTRRPSPSRRGPRGAGARGGTRPEQRAERAGGRRPSSPQNAASNSKARDGQQSRGDTPSRRATGGRPKNTENTRQRFRMKRSVVVSGARGSRRISLRLAVVLFFAVLAVIIVTPTLSNYLERQAELRDAKAELESVRQHNEDLERELQLWQDDDYVRAQARERLGYVMPGQTLYVVTDPNEGTARERLDERVETANRQRRAATPWFVTLWDSVTMAGEVSGDDVDNPNNTPLIEPVEPTESEPGSTQSETAATQSSDDSAADGGE; encoded by the coding sequence ATGAGTACGCGCCGCCCTTCCCCTTCACGCCGAGGCCCCCGCGGTGCGGGGGCTCGTGGCGGTACGCGGCCCGAGCAGCGTGCAGAACGGGCGGGGGGAAGGCGTCCGTCGTCGCCGCAAAATGCCGCAAGTAACTCCAAAGCGCGTGACGGGCAACAGTCCCGTGGCGATACGCCGTCCCGGAGGGCAACCGGTGGAAGGCCGAAGAACACGGAGAATACGCGGCAGCGTTTTCGAATGAAGCGTTCGGTGGTTGTCTCCGGGGCGAGGGGCTCTCGCCGCATCTCCCTGCGGTTAGCGGTTGTCCTGTTCTTTGCGGTACTCGCGGTGATCATCGTGACTCCAACACTCTCGAACTATCTTGAGCGTCAGGCTGAGCTGCGCGATGCGAAGGCCGAACTGGAGTCCGTGCGGCAGCATAATGAAGACCTCGAGCGCGAGTTGCAGCTGTGGCAGGATGACGACTATGTGAGGGCACAGGCGCGGGAGCGGCTGGGGTACGTGATGCCAGGGCAAACACTCTACGTGGTTACCGATCCTAACGAAGGGACCGCACGGGAGAGGCTCGACGAGCGAGTCGAGACCGCCAACCGGCAGCGTCGGGCGGCGACGCCCTGGTTTGTTACGCTGTGGGATTCGGTGACGATGGCGGGTGAGGTTTCCGGCGACGACGTCGACAATCCAAATAACACGCCGCTTATCGAACCCGTCGAACCGACTGAGTCTGAGCCGGGATCTACGCAGTCGGAAACTGCTGCAACGCAGTCAAGCGATGACTCCGCGGCGGATGGAGGCGAGTGA